One window of the Actinomyces procaprae genome contains the following:
- a CDS encoding Imm5 family immunity protein — MDRCDALSRQLWIARTEVATNPKGVLSLPRRAQIWTAMNDPADPEASYRHRTYLKIACIRHVQHIWERVLPGHGGIEEMLALTQQLIDRQVDPETAERASDSFLSSVTSKYGAIERNYPAMMIADAARNTVLSACERNPDYDTAEANEQDDDELLPDALETSYAYASAAAGGLNWQPADQINVNARRAFWTWYLDHAIPWALTM; from the coding sequence ATGGACAGATGCGACGCATTATCTAGGCAGCTTTGGATTGCACGCACCGAAGTAGCAACCAACCCGAAAGGGGTGCTCTCATTGCCCCGGCGGGCACAGATATGGACTGCCATGAATGACCCAGCCGACCCCGAAGCTTCCTACCGACACAGAACCTATCTGAAGATCGCCTGCATCCGCCATGTGCAGCACATCTGGGAGCGAGTACTTCCAGGGCATGGCGGTATCGAGGAAATGCTGGCCCTGACACAGCAGCTCATTGACCGGCAGGTCGACCCAGAAACCGCGGAGCGGGCGAGCGATTCCTTCCTGAGTTCGGTGACCTCCAAGTACGGAGCAATCGAGAGGAACTACCCGGCGATGATGATCGCCGACGCGGCTCGTAACACCGTACTGTCAGCGTGCGAAAGGAATCCGGACTACGACACCGCCGAAGCCAACGAACAGGACGACGACGAGCTGCTACCAGATGCTCTAGAGACAAGTTACGCGTACGCAAGCGCCGCCGCAGGAGGCCTGAACTGGCAACCCGCAGACCAAATCAACGTCAACGCCCGCCGCGCCTTCTGGACCTGGTACCTGGACCATGCCATCCCTTGGGCGCTCACTATGTGA